The bacterium nucleotide sequence CTAGCCTTCTCCCACAGGGAGAGGGAGACCGCCCCGGTCCGTGTCTCGCCGGTTGCGATGATGTAGGGGCGGGTCTTTAGACCCGCCCGCGGGCCGACCTGAAGGTCGGCCCCTACGAAGGCGCTCGCTTGCGATGACGTAGGGCGGGGATTTTATCCCCGCCGCTTTTATAAGGTAGCCCTCACCCTCATTCCCGTCGGCGCGCCGCTCCCTGGAAGGGAGAGGGGGCCATTTTATAAGGTAGCCCTCACCCCTAACCCTTCTCCCACAGTGAGAGGGAGACCGCAGGACGCCGTTTTTTTAAAATCCCACACCCGACCCTCACCCTAACCCGTAGGCGAGCCTCTCCCTAAGAGGGAGAGGGGACAGGCAGCCCTCACCCTAACCCGTAGGCGAGCCTAGAAGGGAGAGGGGATAGCTGCACCCCCCTCCCCAGCCCTCCCTCCAGAAGGGGGAGGGGATTCTTACTCCCCGCCGTTTTCGAGGACCGTCCGGCGCATGGCCGCCGACGACAGGCTCTCGGCTCGGCGCCAGGCCAACGTCCGCTGCTCCAGCGCCATCCGCCCCAGGACCACCGCCCGATCGTAATCCTCCCGCGCCACCAGGCGGTCCACCTCGACCATGTACGGCCGGTCGGTTGTCAGCGGCCGCTCCACGTACTTGACGAAGCCCGGGTCCCGGGCGTACTCGCGCTGGGTCCTGAGCCAGCCCACCACACCCTTCAGGTGCACCGACCACACCCCTATCACTTCGTTCAGCGGAACGTCCTCCCCCCTGGATGCGATGACCGGGCCGAGGGACTCGAGCTCGGTCATCAGGCCGCGGTAAGCGAAAAGGGCGACGTGGCGCCGGACCGGGTCGGCGGCCAGGGGCCGCTCGTCCAACCCGCCCAGCCGGAAGGCGTTCAGCTCCCCCTCGGCCAGCGTCACCAGGAGGGCCTCGGTGAAGAGGGCCCGCTCGGCGTTCGCCAGGGCGGCGGGGGTTCCAACGGGCTCTTCTTCCCCCGAGTCCAGGACGACGACCAGCGCCGCTACACCTAAAAAGAGACCGACGCCCACGGGCAGGGCGATGGCGGCGACGATACGTCTCACTGACCGGCCTCGCGGACGGCCGCCGCGACCAGGGCGGCCTGGCGCGCCTCGGCCACGTCGTGAACACGGACGACGTGGGCCCCGCGCAGGACGGCCGCCGTGTGCGCCGCTATAGTGCCGGGCAACCGGTCCTCCACGGACGCCCCCGTGAGCGCCCCGATGAAGGACTTCCGGCTCGCCCCCACCACCAGCGGTCGCCCTAAGCCGGCGAACCACTCCAGGTGGTTCAACAGCGCCAGATTGTCCTCCAGCCGCTTGCCGAAGCCGATGCCCGGGTCCAGGGCGATGCTCTCGAATCGGACCCCGTCGGCGGCCGCGGCCTCGAGGCGCTCGGCGAAGAAGGCGTGGATTTCGGCGCCCAGGTCTTCGTAGTGCGGGTTCTTCTGCATGTCGCGGGGGGTGCCCCGCATGTGCATGACGATGACCCCGGCGTCGAAGAGGGCCACGGCCCGCCCCGTACCGCCGGAGCCGCCGAGGCCGCGCATCCCGGTGACGTCGTTGACGATATGGGCTCCCGCCTCCAGCGCCGGGGCCGCCGTCTCGGGCCGGTAGGTGTCCACCGACACGACCGCGTCGGTCTCGGCGACCAGGGCCTTTACGACGGGTAGAAGCCGCTTTATCTCCGTCTCGGCGTCCACCGGCTCGGCGCCGGGTCGGGAGCTCTCGGCCCCCAGGTCCAGGATGTCCGCTCCGGCCACGAGCATCGCCCGGCACCGCTCCACCGCCGCCCCCACGTCGTCGCCCACGCCGTCCCCGGAGAAGGAATCGCCCGTGAGGTTGACGACCCCCATGACCAGGGGCCGGGAGAGGTCCAGCACCCGGTCCCGCACGTGCCAGACCGGGATGCTGTCGAGCGCCGCGAGGGTTTCCGCCAGCTCGTCGGCCAACGCGCCCAGGCCGAACTGCTGGCCCCGGAGCTTTTCCGTGATGAGCGCCAATTGACGCCGCGTCCCGCCGAGCACCACGTCGGTGGATTCCACCCCGCGGACGACCAGTCCCCTGTGCACCGCCGCCTCGGCGCCCGCGGCCAGCGCCTCCTGCTTGAGAATCGTGGCCGCGGTGTGGGGCACGTCGCGGAGGTGAAAGACGTGGAAGCCGAGCTTGGTGGTCATCAGCTCCACGCCGCGGTCGGAGACGCCGGCCCGGCGCATCAGGCGGGCGGCGTCCTCGGGTGAGTCAATCCGGCAGACGCGGGGGTGGCGTTTCATATCAAAGCATAAAGGGGGAATCCCCCCCTTTTTTCAAGTCGGATGAATCCCCGGTGGGGACTATTCCAGGTCGCTCTTGCGGTCGTCGCCCAGGGGCGGGGAGCTCTCCCGGCGCTCGTCACCGGGCCAGACGCCGATGTTCTCGGCAAAATCCTTCTCCTCGGGGGTGCGGGTCCGTTCGGCCTCCAGCCGGGCCTTCTCCTCCTCGCGCAGGTGGGGCAGCCGACGGTCGTCGGGGGGCAGCTCCTCGCCCCGGACCAGCGCCTTTACCTCCTCGCCCTCCAGGGTCTCGCGCTCGATGAGCGCCCGGGCGATGGCCTCCAGCTTGTCGAGGTTCTTTTTGATGAGCTCGGTGGCGCGGGAGTAGGCGGACTCCACGACGGCCCGCACCTCGCCGTCTATGATTCTGGCGGTCTCGTCCGAGAAGTCGCGGTGCTGGGCGATTTCCCGGCCGAGGAAAATCTCCTCCTGCTTCTTGCCGAAGGCGAGGGGGCCGAGCTTTTCGCTCATGCCCCACTCGCAGACCATCTTGCGGGCCAGGTCGGTGACCTGGTTGATGTCGCTGGCGGCGCCGGAAGTGGTGGAACCCAGGGCCAGTTCCTCGGCGGCGCGTCCGGCCATCAGCACCGCAAGCCGCTTCTCGAGGTACGACTTGTCCAGGTTGAGCCGCTCCTTCTCCGGCAGCGGCATGGTCAGCCCCAGCGCCAGGCCCCGGGGGATGATGGTCACCTTGTGCAGGGGGTCGTAGTCGGGCAAAAGGATGCTGACCAGGGCGTGGCCCGCCTCGTGGTAGGCGGTGACGCGCTTGGTCTCCTCGTCTATCTGGCGGGAGCGGCGCTCGGGGCCCATCAAGACCTTGTCGCGCGCCTCCTCGAAAATCTCCTGGGTGATGGAGGTCTGGTTGTAGCGGGCGGCCAGAATCGCCGCCTCGTTGGCCAGGTTGGCCAGGTCGGCCCCGGAGAAAAAGGGCGTGCCCCGCGCGATGCGCCGCAGGTCAACATCGTCGGCCAGCGGTTTGTCCCGCACGTGGACCTTGAGAATCTCCTCGCGGCCCCGGATGTCGGGGAGGTCCACCACGATCTGGCGGTCGAAGCGCCCGGGCCGCAGGAGCGCCGGGTCCAGAACGTCGGGCCGGTTCGTCGCCGCCATCAAAATGACCGTGGACTCGCTCTCGAAGCCGTCCATCTCGATGAGGAGCTGGTTGAGGGTCTGCTCGCGCTCGTCGTGTCCGCCGCCCAGGCCGGCCCCGCGGTGGCGCCCCACGGCATCCAGCTCGTCCACGAAGATGATGCAGGGGGCGTTGCGCTTGCCGTTGGAAAAGAGGTCGCGGACCCGCGCCGCGCCCACGCCCACGAACATCTCCACGAAGTCGGACCCGGAGATGGAGAAGAAGGGAACGTTGGCCTCGCCGGCCACCGCCCGGGCCAACAGCGTCTTGCCGGTTCCGGGGGGACCCACCAGAAGCACGCCCCGCGGTATCTTACCCCCCAGCTTCTGGAACTTCTTCGGGCTCTTCAGGAAGCTGATTATCTCGACCAGCTCCTCCTTGGCCTCATCGCAGCCGGCCACGTCATCGAAGGTGGTCTTGTTCTTGGACTGGTTGACCAGGCGGGCGCGGCTCTTGGCGAAGGACATGGCCTGGCTGCCCGCGCCCTGCATCCGCCGCATCATGAAAACGAACAGGACGACTATCAGGACCACCGGTCCCAGGGTGAACAGGATCGAAAGGAACGTCCCCTGGCTCTGGTCAACGGAGACGGTGACCCCCCGCTCGGCCAGCTTGTTCAGGAAATCAATGTCCACGGCGGCGACGCTGGTGGTGAACTCGGTGAAGGTGTGGCCCTTCTGCGCCGGGTTCTCGATGGAGGTCTTCAGGACGCCGTGGAGCTCGGAGTCGGTGATGACCACCGACTTTACGTTGCCGGCCTCGAGCTCTCTGTAGAAGAGGGTGTAGTCTATCTCATCGC carries:
- the folP gene encoding dihydropteroate synthase, which gives rise to MKRHPRVCRIDSPEDAARLMRRAGVSDRGVELMTTKLGFHVFHLRDVPHTAATILKQEALAAGAEAAVHRGLVVRGVESTDVVLGGTRRQLALITEKLRGQQFGLGALADELAETLAALDSIPVWHVRDRVLDLSRPLVMGVVNLTGDSFSGDGVGDDVGAAVERCRAMLVAGADILDLGAESSRPGAEPVDAETEIKRLLPVVKALVAETDAVVSVDTYRPETAAPALEAGAHIVNDVTGMRGLGGSGGTGRAVALFDAGVIVMHMRGTPRDMQKNPHYEDLGAEIHAFFAERLEAAAADGVRFESIALDPGIGFGKRLEDNLALLNHLEWFAGLGRPLVVGASRKSFIGALTGASVEDRLPGTIAAHTAAVLRGAHVVRVHDVAEARQAALVAAAVREAGQ
- the ftsH gene encoding ATP-dependent zinc metalloprotease FtsH, giving the protein MGQTGARQGAPLNKVLKAILPWIIILGAAILLLQLFAGPSGGDEIDYTLFYRELEAGNVKSVVITDSELHGVLKTSIENPAQKGHTFTEFTTSVAAVDIDFLNKLAERGVTVSVDQSQGTFLSILFTLGPVVLIVVLFVFMMRRMQGAGSQAMSFAKSRARLVNQSKNKTTFDDVAGCDEAKEELVEIISFLKSPKKFQKLGGKIPRGVLLVGPPGTGKTLLARAVAGEANVPFFSISGSDFVEMFVGVGAARVRDLFSNGKRNAPCIIFVDELDAVGRHRGAGLGGGHDEREQTLNQLLIEMDGFESESTVILMAATNRPDVLDPALLRPGRFDRQIVVDLPDIRGREEILKVHVRDKPLADDVDLRRIARGTPFFSGADLANLANEAAILAARYNQTSITQEIFEEARDKVLMGPERRSRQIDEETKRVTAYHEAGHALVSILLPDYDPLHKVTIIPRGLALGLTMPLPEKERLNLDKSYLEKRLAVLMAGRAAEELALGSTTSGAASDINQVTDLARKMVCEWGMSEKLGPLAFGKKQEEIFLGREIAQHRDFSDETARIIDGEVRAVVESAYSRATELIKKNLDKLEAIARALIERETLEGEEVKALVRGEELPPDDRRLPHLREEEKARLEAERTRTPEEKDFAENIGVWPGDERRESSPPLGDDRKSDLE